One Paenarthrobacter aurescens TC1 DNA window includes the following coding sequences:
- a CDS encoding putative transcriptional regulator, Sir2 family (identified by match to protein family HMM PF02146) codes for MNHPRPGVGMTGFASMAPAAVAQLDPRELEALGLAVDLLGGKRLAVLTGAGLSTDSGIPDYRGPGSAPRNPMTYQEFIGGEANRRRYWARNHIGWSHLRHADPNAGHVAVALLERRGLMTGLITQNVDRLHEDAGSVNVVDLHGRFDQVICLSNGHTFSRRLIAAILEEINPGFLEEALKSGVVEMAPDADAIVEDPDLITSFVMAVCPICGGTLKPDFVYFGENVPKDRVARAYEMVDNAEALLVAGSSLTVQSGLRFVRHAAKTGKPVVIINRGTTRGDDFAELKLELGVSGALDYLARALPDIPEAPGPIGVSGG; via the coding sequence ATGAACCATCCCAGGCCCGGAGTTGGCATGACTGGATTTGCCAGCATGGCACCCGCGGCGGTGGCGCAACTGGACCCCAGGGAGCTGGAAGCACTTGGGCTTGCCGTGGATCTCCTGGGTGGCAAGCGTTTGGCGGTACTCACCGGTGCCGGCTTGAGTACCGATTCCGGAATTCCTGATTACCGTGGCCCAGGTTCTGCGCCCAGAAACCCTATGACCTACCAGGAGTTTATTGGCGGGGAGGCCAATCGGCGGCGCTATTGGGCGCGGAACCATATCGGCTGGTCCCACCTTCGGCATGCTGATCCGAATGCCGGCCATGTCGCAGTCGCGCTCCTGGAGCGCCGCGGCCTGATGACCGGACTCATTACCCAAAATGTTGACAGGCTCCATGAGGACGCCGGAAGTGTCAACGTGGTGGACCTGCATGGCCGTTTTGACCAAGTGATTTGCCTCAGCAACGGGCATACCTTCAGTCGGCGTTTGATTGCCGCCATCCTGGAAGAAATCAATCCTGGTTTCCTGGAGGAGGCGCTGAAGTCCGGAGTGGTAGAAATGGCCCCCGATGCCGACGCAATAGTTGAGGACCCTGATCTCATCACATCGTTCGTCATGGCTGTGTGTCCGATCTGCGGAGGAACGTTGAAGCCGGACTTTGTCTACTTTGGAGAGAACGTCCCCAAGGATCGGGTGGCCCGCGCCTACGAGATGGTGGACAACGCGGAGGCCCTGTTGGTGGCGGGATCATCGCTGACGGTTCAGAGCGGTCTGCGGTTCGTGCGCCACGCTGCAAAAACGGGGAAACCAGTGGTCATCATCAACCGCGGAACCACCCGTGGCGACGACTTTGCCGAGCTGAAATTGGAACTGGGCGTAAGCGGCGCATTGGACTACCTTGCGCGCGCTTTACCGGATATTCCGGAGGCACCAGGGCCGATTGGTGTTTCCGGCGGTTGA
- a CDS encoding putative bacterioferritin comigratory protein (thioredoxin reductase) (identified by match to protein family HMM PF00578) → MTEVQQAPASGLVPQAGQLAPDFELLNQYGEPVRLADFRGRTVVVVFFPFAFSGICTGELCEIRDNIAAFKDSNAAVLAISVDSKFVQRAYAEHEQFGFELLADFWPHGAVAQKYGIFDEASGMALRGTFIIDDAGIIRYVVVNPRGQARDFSEYRRALSSLADQ, encoded by the coding sequence GTGACGGAAGTCCAGCAGGCGCCTGCCTCAGGGCTCGTTCCCCAGGCAGGACAACTCGCACCGGATTTTGAACTGCTGAACCAGTACGGCGAGCCAGTCCGTTTGGCTGACTTCCGGGGCCGCACCGTTGTTGTGGTGTTCTTTCCTTTCGCCTTCTCCGGGATTTGCACGGGGGAGCTTTGTGAGATTCGCGACAACATAGCCGCCTTCAAGGATTCGAATGCCGCGGTCTTGGCGATTTCGGTCGACAGTAAGTTCGTGCAGCGTGCCTACGCTGAGCACGAGCAATTTGGCTTCGAGCTCCTGGCGGACTTCTGGCCGCATGGAGCGGTGGCGCAGAAGTACGGCATCTTTGATGAAGCGAGTGGAATGGCCTTGAGGGGGACGTTCATCATCGACGACGCGGGCATCATCCGCTATGTGGTTGTTAATCCGCGGGGTCAGGCAAGGGACTTTTCCGAATATCGCCGGGCATTGTCGTCGTTGGCGGATCAGTAG
- a CDS encoding pyruvate dehydrogenase, E1 component (identified by match to protein family HMM TIGR00759), with amino-acid sequence MHAPKGRLDVAAGEETSHILSGLTAQLPDRDPEETAEWIESLDALIAEQGTERAQYIMRSLLQRAGARSVGVPMVTTTDYVNTIPVDQEAQFPGNEEFERRYRAYMRWNAAVMVHRAQRSDIGVGGHISTYAGAATLYEVGFNHFFRGKDHPSGGDQVFFQGHASPGMYARAFMEGRLTEEDLDGFRQEKSKAGHALSSYPHPRLMPDFWEFPTVSMGIGPMNAIYQAQSNRYLQNRGIKDTSDQQVWAFLGDGEMDEPESRGLLQLAANENLDNLNFVINCNLQRLDGPVRGNGKIMQELEAFFRGAGWNVIKVVWGREWDSLLEADTDGALVKIMNETPDGDYQTYKAESGGFVREHFFGKSPQTKDMVADLDDEQIWGLKRGGHDYRKVYAAYKAATEFKGKPTVILAKTVKGYGLGPHFEGRNATHQMKKLTMEDLKAFRDHLRIPISDDQLDADLYRPPYYHPGMDAPEIKYLMERRAELGGFVPERRRKHTEVVLPEAKSYEVAKRGSGKQQAATTMAFVRLLKDLMRDKNFGARFVPVVPDESRTFGMDAFFPTAKIYNPKGQNYLSVDRDLVLAYKESPAGQLIHPGINEAGAVAAFTAAGTAYATHGEPLVPIYVFYSMFGFQRTGDSFWAAADQMTRGFIIGATAGRTTLTGEGLQHADGHSPILASTNPAVKTYDPAYGYEIGHIIRHGLEEMYGPDSTDGTGEDRNVMYYLTVYNEPITQPAEPDNLDINGLLKGIYKLADAPETTGNGNRPTATILASGVSVPWALEAQRILNEDWNVAAEVWSVTSWNELRRDGLAAEEHAFLNPGQPARTPFITEQLKDTNGPVIAVSDYMKAVPDQIRQFIPNDFASLGADGFGFSDTRQAARRYFKNDTHSIVAKTLQLLAAKGEVEAGALEKAIEKYRLLDVNAGTTGGAGGDA; translated from the coding sequence ATGCATGCGCCTAAAGGAAGGTTGGACGTGGCTGCAGGAGAAGAGACCTCACACATCCTCAGCGGGTTGACTGCCCAGCTGCCTGATCGTGATCCGGAAGAGACCGCGGAGTGGATTGAGTCCCTTGATGCGTTGATCGCGGAGCAGGGTACCGAGCGTGCCCAGTACATTATGCGTTCGTTGTTGCAGCGTGCCGGTGCCAGGTCGGTGGGTGTGCCGATGGTGACGACCACTGATTATGTGAACACGATCCCGGTGGACCAGGAAGCTCAGTTCCCGGGCAACGAGGAGTTCGAGCGCCGGTACCGGGCGTACATGCGGTGGAACGCCGCGGTGATGGTCCACCGTGCGCAGCGTTCCGATATCGGTGTCGGCGGGCATATTTCCACCTATGCCGGTGCCGCGACGTTGTATGAGGTGGGTTTCAATCACTTCTTCCGCGGCAAGGACCACCCCTCGGGCGGGGACCAGGTGTTCTTCCAGGGCCACGCGTCCCCGGGCATGTACGCCAGGGCGTTCATGGAAGGCCGCCTCACGGAAGAGGATCTGGACGGGTTCCGTCAGGAAAAGTCCAAGGCCGGTCATGCCCTGTCCTCGTACCCGCACCCGCGGTTGATGCCGGACTTCTGGGAATTCCCCACCGTGTCCATGGGTATCGGCCCGATGAACGCGATCTACCAGGCCCAGTCCAACCGGTACCTGCAGAACCGTGGCATCAAAGACACCTCGGACCAGCAGGTCTGGGCGTTCCTCGGTGACGGGGAAATGGACGAGCCCGAATCCCGTGGCCTGCTCCAGCTCGCCGCGAACGAGAACCTGGACAACCTGAACTTCGTGATCAACTGCAACCTCCAGCGCCTGGACGGACCGGTCCGCGGCAACGGCAAGATCATGCAGGAACTCGAGGCGTTCTTCCGCGGTGCGGGCTGGAACGTGATCAAGGTCGTCTGGGGCCGCGAATGGGACTCGCTCCTGGAAGCGGACACCGACGGGGCGTTGGTGAAAATCATGAACGAAACCCCCGATGGTGACTACCAGACCTACAAGGCCGAGTCCGGCGGGTTCGTCCGTGAACACTTCTTCGGCAAGTCCCCGCAGACCAAGGACATGGTCGCGGACCTGGACGACGAACAGATCTGGGGCCTGAAGCGCGGCGGTCACGACTACCGCAAGGTCTACGCCGCGTACAAGGCAGCGACCGAGTTCAAGGGCAAACCCACCGTGATCCTGGCCAAAACGGTCAAGGGCTACGGCCTGGGCCCGCACTTCGAGGGCCGCAACGCGACCCACCAGATGAAGAAACTGACCATGGAAGACCTCAAAGCCTTCCGTGACCACCTCCGCATCCCCATCAGCGATGACCAGCTCGACGCGGACCTCTACCGGCCCCCGTACTACCACCCCGGCATGGACGCCCCCGAAATCAAATACCTGATGGAACGCCGGGCAGAACTCGGCGGGTTCGTGCCCGAACGCCGCCGCAAACACACCGAGGTGGTGTTGCCCGAGGCGAAGTCCTACGAGGTCGCCAAACGCGGATCCGGGAAACAACAAGCCGCCACCACCATGGCCTTCGTAAGGCTCCTCAAAGACCTCATGCGGGACAAAAACTTCGGCGCCCGGTTCGTGCCCGTCGTCCCGGACGAATCCCGGACCTTCGGCATGGACGCGTTCTTCCCGACCGCGAAAATCTACAACCCCAAAGGCCAGAACTACCTCTCCGTGGACCGCGACCTCGTCCTGGCCTACAAAGAATCACCCGCCGGGCAACTGATCCACCCCGGCATCAACGAAGCCGGCGCCGTCGCAGCCTTCACCGCCGCCGGCACCGCCTACGCCACCCACGGCGAACCCCTGGTCCCGATCTACGTGTTCTACTCCATGTTCGGCTTCCAACGCACCGGAGATTCCTTCTGGGCCGCCGCGGACCAAATGACCCGCGGCTTCATCATCGGCGCCACCGCAGGACGAACCACCCTCACCGGCGAAGGACTCCAACACGCCGACGGGCACTCCCCCATCCTGGCCTCCACCAACCCCGCCGTGAAAACCTACGACCCCGCCTACGGCTACGAAATCGGCCACATCATCCGCCACGGCCTCGAAGAAATGTACGGACCCGACAGTACTGACGGCACCGGTGAAGACCGCAACGTGATGTACTACCTCACCGTCTACAACGAGCCCATCACCCAACCCGCCGAACCCGACAACCTCGACATCAACGGACTCCTCAAAGGCATCTACAAACTCGCAGACGCCCCCGAAACCACCGGGAACGGGAACCGGCCCACCGCGACCATCCTCGCCTCCGGCGTCTCCGTCCCCTGGGCCCTCGAAGCACAACGCATCCTCAACGAAGACTGGAACGTCGCCGCCGAAGTCTGGTCCGTGACCTCCTGGAACGAACTCCGCCGCGACGGACTCGCCGCCGAAGAACACGCCTTCCTCAACCCCGGCCAACCCGCCCGCACCCCGTTCATCACCGAACAACTCAAAGACACCAACGGACCCGTCATCGCCGTGTCCGACTACATGAAAGCCGTCCCCGACCAAATCCGCCAATTCATCCCCAACGACTTCGCCTCCCTCGGAGCAGACGGCTTCGGCTTCTCCGACACCCGCCAAGCCGCACGCCGCTACTTCAAAAACGACACCCACTCCATCGTCGCCAAAACCCTCCAACTCCTCGCCGCCAAGGGAGAAGTTGAAGCTGGTGCGCTGGAAAAGGCGATCGAAAAGTACCGGCTCCTGGATGTAAACGCCGGCACCACCGGCGGAGCAGGCGGCGACGCATAA
- a CDS encoding putative [acyl-carrier-protein] S-malonyltransferase (identified by match to protein family HMM PF00698) has protein sequence MDHVAIWKAGYVLAIVCPGQGSQTPGFLAPWLELPSVEGQLAALSEIAGIDLKAHGTTSDEETIKDTAVAQPLIVAAGLVAAKSLFDVELSTLPVILAGHSVGEITASALAGVLTESEAMTFVRERANSMAAAAAVTPTGMSAVVGGDPAEVLAAIEAAGATPANVNGAGQTVAAGTFEQLKALAENPPAKARVIPLKVAGAFHTSHMAPAVSALEDLKPSLSPQNPAVPLLSNYDGKEVTAGPAAVESLIAQVSRPVRWDQCMETLVERGVTGVIELAPAGTLAGLAKRGMPGVKTVAVKTPEDLSAALALFAELEGQA, from the coding sequence GTGGATCACGTGGCAATTTGGAAAGCTGGATACGTGCTTGCAATCGTCTGCCCTGGACAGGGCTCCCAGACCCCCGGATTTTTGGCCCCTTGGCTGGAACTCCCCTCCGTCGAAGGCCAATTGGCCGCACTGAGCGAAATCGCAGGCATTGACCTCAAGGCCCACGGAACCACCTCGGATGAAGAGACCATCAAGGACACTGCCGTAGCGCAGCCGCTGATCGTCGCTGCCGGCCTCGTTGCTGCCAAGTCCTTGTTCGATGTGGAACTCAGTACCCTTCCCGTCATCCTTGCCGGTCACTCCGTCGGCGAAATCACGGCCTCAGCCCTCGCGGGCGTCCTCACGGAGTCCGAGGCCATGACCTTCGTTCGGGAACGCGCCAACAGCATGGCTGCAGCAGCTGCGGTGACGCCCACGGGCATGAGCGCAGTTGTGGGCGGAGACCCTGCCGAGGTCTTGGCGGCCATTGAGGCTGCAGGCGCCACTCCGGCCAATGTGAACGGGGCCGGACAAACCGTGGCCGCAGGCACGTTCGAACAGCTCAAGGCCTTGGCGGAAAACCCCCCGGCGAAGGCACGCGTCATACCCCTCAAGGTTGCCGGCGCCTTCCACACTTCCCACATGGCACCGGCAGTCAGCGCCCTTGAAGACCTCAAGCCGTCGCTGTCGCCGCAAAACCCGGCAGTTCCGCTGTTGTCGAACTACGACGGCAAGGAGGTCACGGCCGGGCCTGCCGCCGTCGAAAGCCTGATCGCACAGGTCTCACGCCCCGTCCGCTGGGATCAGTGCATGGAAACACTGGTGGAGCGCGGCGTCACCGGCGTGATCGAGCTTGCCCCTGCAGGCACGCTCGCGGGGCTTGCCAAGCGCGGAATGCCCGGCGTGAAGACGGTTGCCGTCAAAACCCCGGAAGACCTCTCCGCGGCTCTCGCACTTTTCGCTGAATTGGAGGGACAGGCATGA
- the fabH gene encoding 3-oxoacyl-(acyl-carrier-protein) synthase III (identified by match to protein family HMM TIGR00747) — protein MSTPVLNKTAVNENARILGIGAYRPDVIVTNDDVCQWIDSSDEWIRQRTGIITRHRAAADVSVIDMAEGAAREALKQAGIEPSQLGAVIVSTVTHPYATPSAAAALTDRLGATPAPAFDISAACAGYCYGVAQADALVRSGAAEYVLVVGAEKLSDVIDNHERTISFLLGDGAGAVVVGPSDTPGIGPSVWGSDGSKWDAIGMTHSLEDVKKLGESARHSDEIDDPAILSATQDVWPTLRQDGQTVFRWAVWEMAKVAQQALDAAGIEASDLAAFVPHQANMRIIDEMVKKLKLPESVVIGRDIAQAGNTSAASIPLATHRLLQENPELSGGLALQIGFGAGLVFGAQVVVLP, from the coding sequence ATGAGCACTCCCGTACTGAACAAGACTGCGGTCAACGAAAACGCCCGCATTCTGGGCATCGGCGCCTACCGCCCGGATGTCATCGTCACCAACGACGACGTCTGCCAGTGGATCGATTCCTCGGACGAGTGGATCCGCCAGCGCACCGGCATTATCACGCGTCACCGTGCAGCCGCAGATGTCAGCGTGATCGACATGGCTGAAGGCGCCGCACGTGAGGCACTCAAGCAGGCGGGAATTGAACCGTCCCAGCTGGGAGCCGTCATCGTGTCCACCGTGACACACCCTTACGCCACGCCGTCGGCTGCCGCTGCACTCACCGACCGTTTGGGCGCGACGCCGGCACCCGCCTTTGACATCTCTGCCGCCTGCGCGGGGTACTGCTACGGCGTGGCCCAGGCCGATGCCCTCGTCCGTTCAGGCGCCGCCGAGTACGTACTGGTGGTCGGCGCCGAGAAACTCTCGGACGTCATCGACAACCACGAGCGAACCATTTCGTTCCTCCTCGGCGACGGCGCCGGCGCCGTGGTGGTCGGCCCATCCGACACCCCCGGCATCGGACCTTCCGTGTGGGGATCCGACGGCAGCAAGTGGGATGCCATCGGCATGACCCACTCCCTGGAAGACGTCAAGAAGCTCGGCGAATCCGCCCGCCACTCGGACGAAATCGACGATCCCGCCATCCTTTCCGCGACCCAGGACGTCTGGCCGACGTTGCGCCAGGATGGTCAGACAGTGTTCCGCTGGGCCGTCTGGGAAATGGCAAAGGTAGCGCAGCAGGCATTGGATGCCGCAGGCATCGAAGCCAGCGACCTCGCTGCTTTTGTTCCCCACCAGGCCAACATGCGCATCATTGACGAGATGGTCAAGAAGCTCAAGCTTCCCGAATCTGTTGTCATCGGCCGCGACATCGCCCAGGCGGGAAACACCTCCGCGGCGTCCATTCCGCTGGCAACGCACCGCTTGCTTCAGGAGAATCCTGAACTGAGCGGCGGCCTGGCCCTGCAGATCGGCTTCGGTGCCGGTTTGGTCTTCGGCGCCCAGGTAGTGGTTCTGCCGTAG
- a CDS encoding putative acyl carrier protein (identified by match to protein family HMM PF00550), whose protein sequence is MASNEEILAGLAEIVNEETGLATEAVELDKSFTEDLDIDSISMMTIVVNAEEKFGVRIPDEEVKNLKTVGDAVSFIANAQA, encoded by the coding sequence ATGGCTAGCAACGAAGAGATCCTGGCCGGCCTGGCTGAAATCGTCAACGAAGAAACCGGCCTCGCCACCGAAGCCGTGGAGCTGGACAAGTCCTTCACCGAGGACCTGGACATCGACTCCATCTCGATGATGACCATCGTCGTCAACGCCGAAGAGAAGTTCGGCGTTCGCATCCCGGACGAAGAGGTCAAGAACCTCAAGACCGTCGGCGACGCCGTCAGCTTCATCGCTAACGCACAGGCCTAG
- a CDS encoding 3-oxoacyl-[acyl-carrier-protein] synthase II (identified by match to protein family HMM PF00109; match to protein family HMM PF02801), with the protein MWDGYPTESDRMARKVVITGLGATTPIGGDVPTMWQNALKGVSGARTLGDEWVAKYDLPVHFAARCSTPALDVLSRVEAKRMDPSTQFGVIAAREAWSDSGIEEIDHDRLAVAFATGIGGVWTLLDAWDTLRDKGPRRVLPMTVPMLMPNGVAAAVSLDLGARAGAHTPVSACASGTEALHLGLDLIRSGKADVVVCGGAEAAIHPMPLAAFSSMQALSRRNDEPERASRPYDIDRDGFVMGEGAGALVLEAEEHAIARGARIYAELAGTSVTADAYHITAPDPEGLGATRALKAAMFDGRIQAEDVVHVNAHATSTPVGDKPEYTALRAALGTHVDNVAVSATKSQMGHLLGASGAVEAVLTVLAVYERKAPVTINLENQDPEIPLDVVTSVRDLPAGDIVALSNSFGFGGHNAVIAVRNV; encoded by the coding sequence ATGTGGGACGGCTATCCGACAGAGAGTGATCGCATGGCACGCAAAGTAGTCATAACCGGTCTGGGGGCCACCACTCCCATCGGCGGCGACGTCCCCACAATGTGGCAGAACGCGCTGAAAGGGGTCTCCGGCGCCCGCACGCTCGGCGACGAGTGGGTGGCCAAGTACGACCTCCCCGTCCACTTTGCTGCCCGGTGCTCGACGCCGGCACTTGACGTCCTGAGCCGCGTTGAGGCAAAGCGCATGGACCCGTCCACACAGTTCGGCGTCATCGCAGCCCGTGAAGCCTGGTCAGACTCCGGGATCGAAGAAATCGATCACGACCGGCTCGCCGTAGCATTTGCCACAGGCATCGGCGGCGTCTGGACGCTCCTTGATGCTTGGGACACGCTCAGGGACAAGGGCCCGCGCCGGGTCCTGCCCATGACTGTTCCCATGCTCATGCCCAATGGCGTGGCAGCAGCTGTCAGCCTCGACCTCGGCGCCCGTGCCGGAGCGCACACTCCCGTATCGGCCTGTGCATCCGGCACCGAGGCCCTCCACCTCGGATTGGACTTGATCCGGTCCGGCAAAGCAGACGTTGTGGTGTGCGGTGGCGCTGAAGCCGCAATCCACCCGATGCCGTTGGCCGCCTTCTCCTCCATGCAGGCCTTGTCGCGCCGCAACGACGAGCCGGAGCGAGCCTCCCGCCCGTACGACATCGACCGCGACGGTTTTGTCATGGGTGAAGGTGCCGGTGCTCTGGTCCTCGAAGCCGAAGAGCACGCCATCGCCCGCGGCGCGCGCATCTACGCCGAGCTCGCTGGAACCTCGGTGACAGCGGACGCCTACCACATCACGGCACCGGACCCCGAGGGCCTGGGTGCCACCCGCGCACTGAAGGCCGCGATGTTCGATGGCCGGATCCAAGCGGAGGACGTGGTCCATGTCAACGCGCACGCCACCTCCACTCCTGTGGGCGATAAGCCCGAGTACACGGCCCTCCGTGCCGCCCTGGGGACCCATGTAGACAATGTGGCGGTCTCCGCCACGAAGTCGCAGATGGGCCACCTCCTGGGTGCTTCAGGGGCCGTTGAGGCTGTACTGACCGTACTGGCCGTCTACGAGCGCAAGGCGCCGGTCACTATCAACCTCGAAAACCAGGATCCCGAGATCCCCCTCGACGTTGTCACCTCCGTCCGTGACCTTCCCGCCGGCGACATCGTGGCGCTGAGCAACTCCTTCGGCTTCGGCGGTCACAATGCCGTCATCGCAGTCCGGAACGTCTAA
- a CDS encoding putative tyrosine recombinase XerC (identified by match to protein family HMM PF00589; match to protein family HMM PF02899), translated as MGRVDTQLLPGPLQKAVDGFRRYLEGECARSAHTVRAYLSDVESLLGFAVQEGVQELRQLELGSLRRWLGAQSEAGMARATLARRAATARSFTGWALREELIETDPAVRLQAPKRDKSLPGVLQQQQVSRMVDDLNTAAADGGPMALRNRAMVELLYATGVRVGELAGLDIDDLDPDRRTVRVLGKGNKERTVPFGVPAAVAVDDWLRRGRPAVVGATSGPALFLGVRGNRVDPRQIRAVVSELLQALGDTSATGPHALRHSAATHLLDGGADLRAVQEILGHSSLATTQIYTHVSVDRLRKSYQQAHPRA; from the coding sequence GTGGGAAGGGTGGACACGCAACTACTTCCAGGACCCCTTCAAAAGGCAGTCGATGGCTTTCGACGCTACCTGGAGGGCGAATGTGCAAGGTCTGCGCACACAGTCCGTGCCTACCTGTCCGATGTTGAGAGTCTCCTTGGCTTTGCGGTGCAGGAGGGAGTCCAAGAACTCAGGCAACTGGAGTTAGGCTCCCTGCGGCGCTGGCTTGGGGCGCAAAGTGAGGCTGGCATGGCACGGGCCACTTTGGCGCGCCGGGCTGCAACCGCCAGGTCGTTCACTGGCTGGGCGCTCCGGGAAGAACTTATCGAGACTGACCCCGCCGTCCGTCTACAGGCTCCCAAGCGGGACAAGTCCCTGCCAGGGGTCCTTCAGCAGCAGCAGGTCTCCCGGATGGTGGATGATCTGAACACTGCGGCCGCGGACGGTGGGCCCATGGCTCTGCGCAATAGGGCGATGGTGGAACTCCTGTATGCCACGGGAGTCCGCGTGGGGGAACTGGCGGGGCTGGACATCGATGACCTTGATCCCGATCGACGTACTGTACGAGTGCTGGGTAAAGGCAACAAGGAGCGTACTGTTCCGTTCGGCGTTCCGGCAGCCGTAGCCGTGGACGATTGGCTCAGGCGGGGCCGTCCCGCCGTTGTGGGAGCCACGAGCGGACCGGCCTTGTTCTTGGGCGTGCGTGGCAACCGGGTTGATCCGCGCCAAATCCGGGCGGTGGTCAGCGAGCTGCTGCAGGCTTTGGGTGACACATCTGCTACGGGACCGCACGCGCTCAGGCACAGCGCGGCCACTCACCTGCTTGACGGGGGAGCGGACCTGCGGGCGGTGCAGGAAATACTTGGTCACAGCAGCCTGGCCACCACTCAGATCTACACCCATGTATCGGTGGATCGTCTGCGGAAGAGCTACCAGCAGGCGCACCCGAGGGCCTGA